The segment GGGTGCGTGAATTCACCACTTTCCATCTGATGACCCCAGATCCCTTTGCACGACTGAGTGACTACGGGCCCTTACGAGCCACCTTCAATGCCAAGGTCCCCGGTGGTGTGGCGAGTCTGCGGCTGGATATCGTCCCCCCCAGTACCTTTCGGGAGCTGTTCAGCCTGGCGTATCCCACCGCTCGGGAGGCATACCGCGATGAGCAGGATGCGGCGGTGTTAGCTGCCCTCCTGCCCAGGCGTGCACAGGCGACCTTCCGACCGACACCAGAGGAAGAAGCGAGCGCACTCGCGAACTACTACAACTTGCCGTATCTGGACCCAGTGGTTGATCCGCCGGAGGTCGCTGTCCTCGGCGAGCTGCCGTTCGAGCCGTTCACTGCCCGGCGACTGTATCCGCACAGCCGCAATGAGCGAGGGCAGCTTCAAGTGCTCGGGAGTGTGCAGCGAGCCGATGAACTCGACGGCCTGCACGCACGGGTCGCCGCGCTGGAAGAGGCGCTCCAAACCACCTTCGTACTGATCCTCACCAGCACGCGCAGTTTGATCAGATTATTCCGAACCCACCAAGGAGCCCCCTATGTCGATTCTCAGTCAGGAACATAAACGCACGCTCGATCCCGTCCTCCAGCCACTGTTCCAGTGCTTGCTCACACAGGCCGTCGACCGCGGTGACGTACGGGGATTGCCCGTTCAGCTGGGTGACGACACCGCGTATCTGTTGTTCGAGGAGGATCAAACGCAGGCCTGGCTCACCACCACGCTGGAGCAGCTTATTGGGCTCCTGAAGCCCGGGAGGCATGCGCTGACCGTCGATCCATCGCTGATCGACGCGCCCTTGATGGAGGCGATCTGGAGGATCCGTCAAGGGGACAAGGAGAAGGGCAAGGGTGGCAAGACCCGAGGCCAACGTGCGACGCCTGCACCTGCTGCGTCCCGCGCGGCCAGCGAGACGGTCACGGCTCCTACGGCTCCGGCGGTCACACCCGAACCGGTGCTCAGTGGCCACTGAGTGTGAATCCGCTGCTTGACGAAGCGCTGGCGTGTCTCGCACGCGGCTGGAGCATTCTGCCGATTCATGCCGGGAATGAGCGTGACAAAGACTCCCAGAGTCCCATGCTGATGCGCACCGGCTATGTTCGGGTGGACGAGCAGGGAAAGCGCTCAGCGAGCTGGAAGCCTCTCCAGACCGTGCGTCCCACACCGGAACAGGTCGAGGTGTGGTTCCGTGATCCTTCCCAAAAGGGATTGGCGCTGATCACTGGGCACCTCAGTGGGCGAATCGTGGTGGACTTCGACGGACAGGCTGGGTGTGACTTCGCGCATCAACTGGGGATTCGCCCGCACGTCCGGACGGGCGGCGGCGGCTATCACTGGCATCTCGCCGCTCCAGCGTGGCCCGTCCGCAACATGGTCGGGAAGGTCACAGCAGGTGCCCCTGACTGCGTGGACATTCGTGGAGACGGCGGGAATGCCGTGCTGCCCCCCACCACGACCCGGAAGGGCCACTATGTCTACCTCCGCGACCCAGCGGACATGGACGCGATTTCCGATCTTCCGATGGCACTGCGTGAAGCCCTGGGGCTGGTGCCGCCGGTTCCGGTTCCGGTGAGTGTGCCGAGCGGGCCGCTCCCGAGCGGGCAAGACCGCTTTCCAGCAGACCGGATTCTGGATTGGGCGGTGCAGAAGGTTCACCGCGGCGACGTGGGCGGGCGAAACGACATGGGCTATCGCCTGGCCTGGGTGCTCTTCAACAATGGCTACCTGCCGGACGAAGTGCGGCGGGTGGGCGACACGTATGTCGCGCTGGTGGGGCAGTTGAATCTCCCGGCGTATACGCACGACGAATTCCTGGCAAGCATGCGCAGTGCCCTGAGCGCACCACGGGGAGACGCCTGGGGACACCAGCGGCCCGGAGAGACGGTCAGTGTACCGCGCACCGGAGCGGAGGCGTTGGAGGACATTTTTTCGACCTTGGAGGTTGAGGCGCAGGCGCGGGGAGCGTACTT is part of the Deinococcus ruber genome and harbors:
- a CDS encoding bifunctional DNA primase/polymerase; amino-acid sequence: MNPLLDEALACLARGWSILPIHAGNERDKDSQSPMLMRTGYVRVDEQGKRSASWKPLQTVRPTPEQVEVWFRDPSQKGLALITGHLSGRIVVDFDGQAGCDFAHQLGIRPHVRTGGGGYHWHLAAPAWPVRNMVGKVTAGAPDCVDIRGDGGNAVLPPTTTRKGHYVYLRDPADMDAISDLPMALREALGLVPPVPVPVSVPSGPLPSGQDRFPADRILDWAVQKVHRGDVGGRNDMGYRLAWVLFNNGYLPDEVRRVGDTYVALVGQLNLPAYTHDEFLASMRSALSAPRGDAWGHQRPGETVSVPRTGAEALEDIFSTLEVEAQARGAYLLAREWAVQGRAVEQTVRYLRLMGHAEAARTVRQAYVDHELQRPLDGTLAGFLSARRVRYG